A region of Bicyclus anynana chromosome 15, ilBicAnyn1.1, whole genome shotgun sequence DNA encodes the following proteins:
- the LOC112054170 gene encoding uncharacterized protein LOC112054170, whose protein sequence is MSHSRNVNKLTDKSILDVEPTNEYVNKVTVSKKPSLSEEGTSGLCVGQKSFISIHSTDQLCQVTDTENPANLDECNVEVLSLNQVFPSTSDESISNDDEPAVRKKKQAKKTQKAQQETSKSSYVPTNSKSSTSPGWQKDCTEVPGSVHSDFDLPKNTMHVIGSNPGEPKMSYKDSPKKMTKTMKKFLRNIDKQKNDQSKNGEKAISKLTTMRGILKDGGCGPECTGDSSAQDGEDFNTDDTLPTYEYGAQANYAKQIPDKNVSFNTEVLIIHFTGDLCVGQSIETLSKEKDQQARNSELRKTFLTKYNELWPSEK, encoded by the exons ATGTCACATTCGAGGAATGTTAACAAATTAACCGACAAAAGTATATTAGACGTAGAACCAACCAACGAATATGTGAACAAAG taaCAGTTTCAAAGAAACCATCTCTATCTGAAGAAGGGACATCGGGCCTATGCGTAGGCCAGAAGTCATTTATCAGCATCCACTCAACCGACCAGCTTTGCCAAGTGACAGATACAGAAAACCCCGCAAATCTAGACGAATGTAACGTGGAAGTACTTAGCCTGAACCAAGTGTTTCCCTCCACATCAGACGAAAGCATTTCCAATGACGATGAACCTGCTGTACGAAAGAAGAAACAAGCCAAGAAAACGCAAAAAGCACAGCAGGAGACGTCTAAGTCTTCCTACGTTCCAACAAACAGTAAGTCTTCTACGAGTCCTGGATGGCAGAAGGATTGTACGGAAGTGCCAGGATCTGTACACTCTGATTTCGATTTGCCAAAAAACACGATGCACGTAATAGGCAGTAATCCAGGAGAGCCGAAGATGTCTTACAAAGATTCACCTAAGAAAATGACGAAAACG ATGAAGAAATTTCTCCGTAATATAGATAAGCAGAAAAACGATCAAAGCAAAAACGGCGAGAAGGCTATCAGCAAGCTCACAACAATGCGCGGTATACTAAAAGACGGCGGATGCGGTCCTGAATGTACGGGAGACTCGTCCGCTCAGGACGGTGAAGATTTTAATACAG ACGACACATTACCGACTTACGAATACGGAGCACAAGCGAACTATGCAAAACAGATACCGGACAAAAACGTTTCATTTAACACGGAAGTTTTGATAATCCATTTCACCGGCGACCTCTGCGTGGGGCAAAGCATCGAAACCTTGAGCAAAGAGAAAGATCAACAAGCTAGAAACTCGGAGCTAAGGAAAACTTTTCTAACCAAATACAACGAACTCTGGCCCTCGGAAAAGTAA
- the LOC112054164 gene encoding methyltransferase-like protein 22 produces the protein MPEYTVTSEIYTEYDYKTCLKASREGNVVSEFPFLLPKGKNVVKFDADNDLDIDRPQKEIIKIEHSSKTNISLVGLQVWRGAFLLGDLLIHLGHTGGLTDKTVLELGAGTGLTSFVAAIYAKKVICTDIDLGGILDLIKLNAKYNSKLMKSPFKVMPLDFTKTKWNPSLLTEIKQTDIIIAADVIYDDDVTAAFISTIQKILGTNPPKTIYIVLEKRYVFTIEHMDSVAPCYETFLSLLDQAKIHSDWSVEQMSTDFPKYFTYDRVKDLVLWKISSKSS, from the exons ATGCCAGAATATACAGTAACTTCAGAAATATACACAGAATATGATTATAAAACTTGTTTAAAGGCAAGTAGAGAAGGAA aTGTTGTATCCGAGTTCCCTTTTTTGCTGCCTAAAGGAAAAAATGTAGTAAAGTTTGATGCCGACAATGATTTAGATATAGACAGGCCGCAGAAGGAGATCATAAAAATAG AGCACAGTTCCAAAACAAATATATCATTAGTTGGTTTGCAAGTGTGGCGAGGTGCATTCCTATTGGGAGACTTGCTCATACACTTGGGCCATACTGGAGGCCTTACTGATAAGACTGTACTGGAACTCGGAGCTGGTACTGGCTTGACAAGTTTTGTTGCAGCTATTTACGCTAAAAAAGTTATTTGTACAG ATATTGATTTAGGTGGCATATTggatttaataaaactaaacgcTAAATATAATTCCAAACTGATGAAGTCGCCGTTCAAGGTGATGCCGCTTGACTTTACCAAAACAAAATGGAATCCATCTTTATTGACTGAAATAAAACAAACGGACATTATTATAGCTGCTGATG TAATATACGACGATGATGTAACTGCAGCGTTTATATCGACCATACAGAAAATACTAGGAACAAATCCACCGAAAACAATTTATATAGTTCTAGAAAAGAGATACGTCTTCACCATAGAGCACATGGACTCCGTTGCGCCGTGCTATGAAACATTCCTCAGTTTGCTGGACCAAGCGAAGATCCATTCCGACTGGTCAGTGGAACAGATGTCTACGGACTTTCCAAAGTATTTCACATACGACCGTGTTAAAGATTTAGTTTTGTGGAAAATTTCCTCCAAATCCAGTTGA
- the LOC112054166 gene encoding gastrula zinc finger protein XlCGF71.1: MDEVPAPEENSVTLASTIPKKTMQKEHTGATKKTHSCNVCDYKCKFKSVLLVHMRTHTGEKPFSCHLCQTKCALQSSFTKHMRKHSGETPYSCKLCQQKFKQHSHLYNHMKIHNGERSFSCDICQSKFTKKYHLINHMMIHTGLKPYVCDICHIKFAMKSNLTTHMRTHTGEKPFLCNICHEKFTLKKSLTKHMLLHIGKRPFSCALCPKECSTKYNLSVHMRTHTGEQPYSCGLCQRKFTQKSHLTFHMKDHMRESPK, translated from the exons ATGGATGAAGTTCCTGCTCCAGAAGAAAACTCAGTAACTTTGG CCTCCACCATACCGAAGAAAACAATGCAGAAGGAACACACTGGTGCCACAAAGAAAACACATTCGTGCAATGTTTGTGactataaatgtaaatttaaaagcgttCTACTTGTACACATGAGAACTCACACAGGCGAGAAGCCTTTTTCATGTCACCTATGTCAGACTAAATGTGCGCTTCAAAGTAGTTTCACAAAACACATGAGAAAACATTCTGGAGAGACACCATACTCCTGTAAACTATGTCAGCAAAAGTTTAAACAGCACAGccatttatataatcatatgAAAATACATAATGGCGAGAGATCTTTTTCGTGTGACATATGTCAATCcaagtttacaaaaaaatatcatttgatCAATCACATGATGATTCACACTGGTTTAAAGCCTTATGTTTGTGATATATGTCACATTAAATTTGCAATGAAATCTAATTTGACCACACATATGAGAACacacactggtgaaaaacctTTTCTTTGTAACATATGCCATGAGAAATTTACACTTAAAAAGTCTTTGACTAAACATATGTTACTTCATATTGGCAAAAGACCATTTTCTTGTGCTTTATGTCCTAAAGAGTGCAGCACAAAATACAATTTGAGTGTCCACATGAGAACTCATACTGGCGAGCAACCATACTCTTGTGGTCTATGCCAGAGGAAATTTACGCAGAAAAGTCATTTAACTTTTCACATGAAGGATCACATGCGTGAATCGCctaaatga
- the LOC112054165 gene encoding polycomb protein suz12-B, giving the protein MPPKKREKDSETNKNSKIDHLQADHELFLQAFEKPTQIYRFLRTRNMLSPIFLNRTLSYMKRRMSRSNKGRVGFKVDSLLEKITLKKSTELQPNSLGGYMTLTFLGFYDKSLDDPCARDFQVKVETLLLKICHKKRKESSSAIVEVSVGSCSVPLNPSSSEPPAMASAVSISSETFSPSHGPNVKSYMLMLRVTVTKASSTSPNGSCSTEITNGDDEPLSKRLKSSADLNSSTTDNKWSKLYGSELIVYDKHNRCLLTNGEYDLVLHDVTPGGRSATIARSPHKALMAQWETIPNENDVTSETNPFNIFKVRPLLKLKLSWSQEPTNGLVNRPKLYQPGETNGVKKDPCSAKERLSTQKVSTSDNKSDKIKSEASEGESKRQQIIYQFLYNNNSRQQTEGCDDLHCPWCSLDCGTLYSLLKHLKLCHSRFNFTYFPIPGGARIDVSINELYDGSYTGSPHDLIAAQGRSSAAGPRAGPTRRASLTHLLVWRPRIRRRPQRHSLAEFLELDDNDIVDAQRPYLTGHNRLYHHTISCLPVYPNELDIDSESETDPLWLQQKTMMMIDEFTDVNEGEKELMKMWNLHVMKYNYVGDCQIPLACQMFLQMKGKELLEKNLYRNFTLHMCSLHDFGLLSPVALYQTVQMLNQMLADSNEAKEKMRESLKAQREHWNAVGKYQQPVVIEPKPTTTTAKLNNVEASPSVRRKISNLQNANRMASASTNFKSASPGLVPGENKRKMSSGSIQSRKRSSISERKSSV; this is encoded by the exons ATGCCCCCAAAGAAGCGTGAAAAAGATagtgaaacaaacaaaaactctaAAATTGATCACTTACAGGCTGACCATGAGTTATTCCTGCAAGCTTTCGAAA AACCAACACAGATATACAGATTTTTGCGGACGCGAAATATGCTATCG CCTATATTTCTCAATAGGACATTGTCTTATATGAAAAGGAGAATGTCTAGGAGCAACAAAGGCCGCGTCGGTTTCAAAGTGGACTCGTTATTAGAAAAgatcactttaaaaaaaagcacaGAGTTACAGCCAAATAGCTTGGGTGGTTATATGACTCTAACATTCCTTGGCTTTTATGACAAAAGCTTGGATGATCCATGCGCCAGAGACTTTCAGGTTAAAGTTGAGACACTTTTGTTAAAGATTTGTcataaaaagagaaaagaaagcTCTTCAGCCATTGTGGAGGTTTCG GTGGGAAGTTGTTCAGTACCTCTCAACCCATCGAGTTCAGAGCCTCCAGCGATGGCGTCAGCTGTCAGTATATCTAGTGAGACATTCAGTCCGTCCCACGGCCCAAATGTCAAGTCCTACATGTTAATGCTAAGAGTAACTGTCACTAAGGCCTCTTCAACTAGCCCCAATGGGTCATGTTCTACAGAAATCACAAATGGTGATGATG AACCTCTATCAAAGCGCCTTAAATCATCAGCAGACCTAAACTCTTCTACCACAGACAACAAGTGGAGCAAACTCTATGGTAGTGAACTCATTGTTTATGACAAGCATAACCGTTGCCTGCTTACGAATGGGGAGTATGATTTAGTGTTACATGACGTCACACCTGGAGGTCGCAGTGCTACTATAGCCAGGTCCCCTCATAAGGCTCTGATGGCTCAGTGGGAAACTATACCTAAT GAAAATGATGTAACATCAGAGACAAATCCTTTCAACATATTCAAAGTGAGGCCGCTATTAAAACTGAAGTTAAGTTGGAGCCAAGAACCAACTAATGGACTAGTGAACAGACCAAAGTTGTATCAGCCAGGAGAGACTAATGGAGTTAAAAAGGACCCATGTTCGGCCAAAGAGAGACTATCTACACAGAAAGTATCCACTAGTGATAATAAGA gtgataaaattaaaagtgaagCCAGCGAAGGCGAGTCGAAACGCCAACAAATCATATACCAGTTCCTATACAACAACAACTCGAGACAGCAGACCGAGGGCTGCGACGATCTACATTGTCCGTGGTGCTCGCTCGACTGCGGCACTCTATACTCTCTGCTCAAACATCTCAAGCTGTGCCATTCGCGGTTCAACTTTACGTATTTC CCAATCCCAGGGGGCGCGCGCATCGACGTTTCAATAAACGAACTGTACGACGGCTCTTACACGGGGTCTCCGCACGATCTAATAGCTGCGCAGGGCCGCAGCAGTGCGGCAGGGCCTCGTGCGGGGCCTACAAGAAGGGCCTCGCTCACCCATTTGTTGGTTTGGAGGCCTCGGATCCGGCGAAGGCCTCAGAGGCACAGTTTGGCGGAGTTTTTGGAGTTAGATGACAACGATATTGTTGATGCACAGAGGCCTTATCTTACTGGACATAACAG gcTCTATCATCACACAATATCATGTCTGCCAGTTTATCCGAACGAATTGGACATAGACTCTGAGAGCGAGACGGATCCTCTATGGCTCCAACAgaagacgatgatgatgatcgacGAGTTCACAGATGTGAACGAAGGTGAAAAGGAGCTCATGAAGATGTGGAACCTGCACGTCATGAAGTACAACTACGTTGGGGACTGTCAAATACCGTTGGCCTGTCAAATGTTTTTACAGATGAAGGGCAAGGAGTTATTGGAGAAGAATTTATATAGAAACTTTACCCTCCACATGTGTTCATTACACGACTTTGGGCTACTCAGCCCGGTAGCTTTATATCAAACGGTGCAAATGCTCAATCAAATGTTAGCAGATAGCAACGAAGCCAAAGAGAAGATGAGGGAGTCGTTGAAAGCTCAACGGGAACATTGGAACGCTGTTGGGAAGTACCAACAGCCGGTGGTTATAGAACCCAAACCGACTACAACGACTGCGAAGCTTAATAACGTTGAAGCTTCACCGTCTGTCCGGAGAAAGATCTCCAATCTCCAAAACGCCAATAGGATGGCTAGTGCTAGTACCAATTTCAAGTCAGCTAGTCCGGGATTGGTTCCCGGTGAgaataaaaggaaaatgtccTCCGGGAGTATACAGAGCAGGAAAAGATCTTCTATATCGGAGAGAAAGAGCTCTGTATAG